In a single window of the Natronosalvus caseinilyticus genome:
- the trpD gene encoding anthranilate phosphoribosyltransferase: MKTYVEHVTDGHDLTQADARAASNAVFEGATDAQIGALLTALRAKGETEAEIAGFAEGMRNAARTIDPDREPLVDTCGTGGDDYDTINVSTTSAIVAAGAGVPVAKHGNYSVSSSSGSADVLEEVGVTIDAEPPAVERTIEEEGIGFMLAPVFHPAMKAVIGPRQELGIRTIFNVLGPLTNPAGADAQVVGVYDPDLVPILARALARMDVDRALVVHGAGTDEIAIHGETRVAEVEGETVEEYTLEPVDLGLERHAIDDISGGTPAANAADLRGIVEGDVDGAKRDVILANAGAAIYVAGEAPTLEAGADRALEAIRSGDASATLERLCGVAPEVR; this comes from the coding sequence ATGAAAACGTACGTCGAACACGTAACTGACGGTCACGACCTGACGCAAGCCGACGCTAGAGCCGCTTCTAATGCGGTCTTCGAGGGTGCAACGGACGCCCAGATCGGCGCGCTACTGACGGCCCTGCGCGCGAAAGGCGAAACGGAAGCCGAAATCGCGGGCTTCGCGGAGGGCATGCGAAACGCCGCGCGAACAATCGACCCCGACCGCGAGCCGCTCGTCGACACCTGCGGCACCGGCGGCGACGACTACGACACGATCAACGTCTCGACGACGAGCGCCATCGTCGCCGCGGGTGCGGGCGTCCCAGTCGCCAAACACGGCAACTACTCGGTATCCTCCTCGTCCGGCAGCGCCGACGTGCTCGAGGAAGTCGGCGTCACTATCGACGCCGAACCGCCAGCCGTCGAGCGGACCATCGAGGAGGAGGGCATCGGCTTCATGCTCGCGCCGGTCTTCCATCCCGCGATGAAGGCCGTGATCGGGCCGCGTCAAGAACTCGGCATTCGGACGATCTTCAACGTCCTCGGCCCGCTCACGAACCCCGCCGGCGCAGACGCGCAGGTCGTCGGGGTGTACGACCCCGATCTGGTTCCGATCCTCGCCCGGGCACTCGCGCGAATGGACGTCGACCGGGCGCTCGTCGTCCACGGCGCCGGCACCGACGAGATCGCCATCCACGGCGAGACGCGAGTCGCCGAAGTCGAGGGCGAAACGGTCGAGGAGTACACCCTCGAGCCGGTCGACCTCGGCCTCGAACGTCACGCCATCGACGACATCTCGGGGGGAACGCCCGCGGCAAACGCCGCCGACCTGCGCGGTATCGTCGAGGGAGACGTCGACGGGGCCAAACGCGACGTCATCCTGGCGAACGCCGGAGCTGCCATCTACGTCGCCGGCGAAGCGCCCACCCTCGAGGCCGGCGCGGACCGCGCGCTCGAGGCGATCCGGAGCGGAGACGCGAGCGCGACGCTCGAGCGACTGTGCGGGGTCGCCCCGGAGGTCCGGTGA
- a CDS encoding phosphoribosylanthranilate isomerase: protein MTRVKICGLTRETDLEAAIDAGADAVGIVSDVPIDTPREVAPERAADLLSAAPPFVTTVLVTMPTGPERAIELVERVDPDAIQIHGGMRPGDLAYLRAKIDAQVFLAVDAERVTAASRYDDLADALVVDSVDDQGAGGTGETHDWERTRAATADLESPVILAGGLVPDNVEEAIRTVSPYAVDVSSGIEARPGVKDHDAVQAFVDRGRRTALAPNEPRQRVVEP, encoded by the coding sequence GTGACGCGCGTCAAGATCTGCGGCCTCACTCGAGAGACTGACCTCGAGGCCGCCATCGATGCCGGCGCTGACGCCGTCGGTATCGTCTCGGACGTCCCGATCGACACGCCGCGCGAAGTCGCTCCCGAGCGGGCGGCCGACCTCCTCAGCGCCGCGCCGCCGTTCGTGACGACAGTTCTGGTAACCATGCCGACTGGCCCCGAGCGAGCGATCGAACTCGTCGAGCGGGTCGACCCGGACGCGATCCAGATCCACGGCGGGATGCGCCCTGGCGACCTCGCGTACCTCCGGGCCAAAATCGACGCACAGGTGTTCCTGGCGGTCGATGCAGAACGGGTGACCGCCGCCTCGCGGTACGACGACCTCGCGGACGCGCTGGTCGTCGACTCCGTGGACGACCAGGGTGCGGGCGGAACCGGCGAAACGCACGACTGGGAACGAACCCGAGCGGCGACCGCGGACCTCGAGTCGCCCGTGATTCTTGCTGGCGGCCTGGTTCCTGACAACGTCGAGGAAGCTATTCGAACCGTTTCGCCGTACGCCGTCGACGTCTCGAGCGGGATCGAAGCGCGCCCTGGCGTCAAAGATCACGACGCCGTCCAGGCGTTCGTCGATCGAGGTCGACGGACGGCGCTGGCGCCGAACGAACCTCGCCAGCGAGTGGTCGAGCCGTGA